From Tripterygium wilfordii isolate XIE 37 chromosome 13, ASM1340144v1, whole genome shotgun sequence, the proteins below share one genomic window:
- the LOC120011970 gene encoding 30S ribosomal protein S16-2, chloroplastic/mitochondrial-like yields the protein MGVRIRFSRFGCKHRPFYRVIAADSKASREGKHLEVLGFYNPLAGQDVEKRMSLNLERLKYWLSVGAQTSDPVQRLLSRAGLLHPTPKVAMGRKGGPHDALPLHPVSEGALSINDSANADQSNGDEDGGNDRETISMDDLLCLSLPVKN from the exons ATGGGGGTAAGGATCCGATTTTCAAGATTCGGCTGCAAACATAGGCCATTTTATCGGGTCATTGCCGCTGATAGTAAGGCGTCCAGAGAAGGAAAACATCTAGAAGTTTTAGGTTTCTACAATCCTTTGGcag GTCAAGATGTTGAGAAACGAATGAGTCTGAACCTTGAGAGACTGAA GTATTGGTTATCAGTGGGTGCGCAGACTTCAGACCCAGTTCAGCGCCTTCTTTCCAGAGCTGGATTACTACATCCAACTCCAAAGGTTGCTATGGGACGCAAAGGCGGACCACATGACGCTCTTCCTCTTCATCCCGTGAGTGAAGGTGCTTTAAGTATCAATGACTCAGCAAATGCTGACCAATCAAATGGTGATGAAGATGGTGGTAACGACAGAGAAACCATTTCTATGGATGATCTTCTTTGTCTCTCCCTACCAGTCAAAAACTGA